From candidate division KSB1 bacterium, the proteins below share one genomic window:
- a CDS encoding PAS domain S-box protein: protein MKTLLQENYTRSNGEGQADFQNNFEEYKHIFQETRRLGDIHQVDKVFKCVIKILQQVVEFSGAAFIEKEKFADHYHLKNEYKLNSKLDKHLRWLERSGYLKWVSESDTVSLIPPDDEIASNHPLLIIPLLTGKKIIGALVVFLKINSKDITSNNSDLLTLIGSQAGVAFENARLYEEMATKSHVLSSMKSFMENSIESVGDGIIAIDLDKKISLFNSAAVEILGPQHDTAIGLRYNELFDQEFVDFLDQLFDLTLTKGENRDEFSYRNPISKKRFLMEIYATILKNDEGEKIGAIAVCRDLTEQQELTQLRQLDQLKDEFISTVSHELRTPLTSIKSFTGILKDLENCDAKSQREFLDIIDKESDRLIQLIEELLDISKINRGEFNSEIGFINIKAVFKKSLFVLQAVAGAKRINFEADFNGNEIVLSDEKRLIQVFVNLIGNAIKFSPDGGIIKIWTEKIKSNGMKDKCNYLKISIKDEGIGIPKESRTIVFEKFKQLRDDPSTKPSGSGLGLWLCKKIIEEHEGTIWVESEPNKGSTFIFTLPNPD from the coding sequence GTGAAAACGTTACTACAAGAAAACTATACAAGGTCAAATGGAGAGGGACAGGCAGATTTTCAAAATAATTTTGAGGAATATAAACATATTTTTCAAGAAACAAGACGCTTAGGCGATATTCATCAAGTCGATAAAGTATTTAAATGTGTGATCAAAATTTTGCAGCAGGTTGTTGAGTTTTCCGGAGCTGCTTTTATTGAAAAAGAGAAATTTGCAGATCATTACCATCTAAAAAATGAATATAAATTAAATAGCAAACTTGATAAACATCTTCGCTGGTTGGAACGCTCCGGGTATTTAAAATGGGTTAGTGAATCTGATACAGTATCATTAATACCACCGGATGATGAGATTGCAAGTAATCATCCGTTACTCATTATTCCATTATTAACAGGTAAAAAAATAATTGGCGCGTTGGTCGTTTTCCTTAAAATAAATTCAAAGGATATAACATCTAATAATTCCGATCTACTGACTTTAATCGGATCGCAAGCTGGGGTGGCTTTTGAGAATGCACGCTTGTATGAAGAAATGGCCACAAAAAGTCATGTATTGTCAAGTATGAAATCATTTATGGAAAATTCAATCGAGAGTGTTGGAGACGGCATTATAGCGATTGATCTTGATAAGAAGATTTCACTGTTCAATTCAGCGGCAGTTGAAATTTTAGGCCCTCAACATGACACAGCGATTGGATTACGATACAATGAATTGTTTGACCAGGAATTTGTTGATTTTTTAGATCAATTATTTGATTTGACTCTTACAAAAGGTGAAAACCGAGATGAATTTTCTTATCGAAATCCAATAAGTAAAAAACGATTTTTGATGGAAATATATGCCACCATTCTTAAAAATGATGAAGGTGAAAAAATTGGCGCTATTGCCGTTTGCCGCGATTTGACAGAGCAGCAGGAGTTGACTCAGTTACGTCAGTTGGATCAATTGAAAGATGAATTTATTTCGACTGTTTCTCATGAATTAAGAACGCCTTTAACCTCAATCAAATCTTTTACAGGTATTTTAAAAGATCTTGAAAACTGTGATGCCAAAAGTCAAAGAGAATTCCTCGATATTATCGATAAAGAATCAGACCGGTTGATCCAATTAATCGAGGAACTATTAGACATCAGTAAAATAAACAGGGGAGAATTCAATTCAGAAATCGGGTTCATCAATATCAAAGCTGTGTTTAAGAAATCATTATTCGTATTGCAGGCTGTAGCCGGTGCAAAACGCATTAATTTTGAAGCCGATTTTAATGGTAACGAAATTGTTCTTAGTGACGAAAAACGGCTCATTCAGGTGTTTGTCAATTTAATTGGGAATGCCATAAAATTCAGCCCTGATGGAGGAATAATAAAAATATGGACAGAGAAAATAAAAAGCAATGGCATGAAAGATAAATGTAACTATTTGAAAATTTCTATCAAGGATGAAGGAATAGGCATACCTAAAGAATCCAGGACTATCGTATTCGAAAAATTTAAACAGCTTAGGGATGATCCCAGTACCAAACCAAGTGGCAGTGGTCTTGGGCTATGGCTTTGTAAAAAAATTATTGAAGAACACGAGGGCACAATATGGGTAGAGAGTGAGCCAAATAAGGGCTCTACGTTTATCTTTACACTACC
- a CDS encoding HDOD domain-containing protein yields the protein MREMMKKPDNLKNIISQIQTLPTLSKVVKRVIELVENPETSPACLARAISTDAAMVSRVLKAANSAYYGLPKQVSTITQATVVLGFNTIKNLVLATSVFSIFKGSGVSRFNREEFWLHSIGCATISKIICRQIHIGLPEEAFIAGLFHDIGKIVEDQFLHDNFDKILTCIDKTHVSFKEAEQTIQGIDHTEIGFWLCDKWNFPLHLQEAVAFHHNPRKATINKELVSLVHLANSIAIEESLGNGGDPFMPAIDPIVEQILGITQPEIYELKEEIFDEYDKAIGFLELMVSK from the coding sequence ATGCGAGAAATGATGAAAAAACCGGACAATCTGAAAAACATCATCAGCCAGATACAGACTCTACCTACGCTTTCTAAGGTTGTTAAGCGTGTTATTGAGTTAGTAGAAAATCCGGAAACGTCTCCAGCTTGTTTGGCCAGGGCTATTTCTACGGATGCTGCTATGGTTAGCAGAGTTTTAAAAGCTGCAAATTCTGCATATTATGGTTTACCCAAGCAGGTGTCCACCATTACTCAGGCAACTGTTGTATTAGGGTTTAATACGATTAAAAATTTGGTCTTAGCGACATCCGTGTTTTCCATTTTTAAAGGTAGTGGAGTTAGTAGATTTAACAGGGAGGAATTTTGGTTACATTCCATCGGTTGTGCTACAATAAGCAAAATAATATGCAGGCAAATCCACATCGGTTTACCAGAGGAAGCATTCATCGCCGGTTTGTTTCACGATATAGGAAAGATTGTAGAAGATCAATTTCTTCATGATAATTTTGACAAGATTCTTACTTGTATTGACAAAACTCATGTTTCGTTTAAGGAAGCTGAGCAAACTATACAAGGGATAGATCATACCGAAATTGGATTTTGGTTGTGTGATAAGTGGAATTTTCCATTACATCTGCAAGAAGCAGTTGCATTTCATCATAACCCCAGGAAAGCCACGATCAATAAAGAGTTGGTTAGCCTGGTTCACCTGGCAAATTCGATTGCAATAGAAGAATCATTAGGCAATGGCGGCGATCCATTTATGCCAGCAATTGATCCAATTGTTGAACAAATATTGGGGATAACGCAACCTGAGATTTATGAGTTAAAAGAAGAAATTTTCGATGAATATGATAAAGCTATTGGTTTTCTCGAATTAATGGTGAGTAAATAA
- a CDS encoding response regulator, whose amino-acid sequence MIGKTNILIAVNEIFISRSLSLLLTEKGYRVETVRSSKQAWEHIQNGFNPDVLFVDDLASDFCGLQLCQKIKENSQHQNIYVIWITDRWRKYDIEKAKLVGINEYMTKPFSPSKITRRMREILNARNDEKTGQSEKHHQPDTDSTYAF is encoded by the coding sequence TTGATTGGAAAAACGAATATTCTAATTGCTGTGAACGAAATATTTATTAGCAGATCTCTTTCTTTGTTGTTGACGGAAAAAGGCTATAGAGTAGAAACTGTACGTTCTTCCAAACAAGCTTGGGAGCATATCCAAAATGGTTTTAATCCTGATGTTTTATTTGTCGATGATCTGGCTTCGGATTTTTGTGGGCTGCAATTGTGCCAAAAAATCAAAGAGAATTCACAACATCAAAATATTTATGTAATCTGGATAACGGACCGATGGCGTAAATACGACATCGAAAAAGCAAAGCTTGTGGGAATTAATGAGTATATGACAAAGCCTTTCAGCCCTTCCAAAATCACTAGACGGATGCGAGAAATTCTAAATGCGAGAAATGATGAAAAAACCGGACAATCTGAAAAACATCATCAGCCAGATACAGACTCTACCTACGCTTTCTAA
- a CDS encoding SpoIIE family protein phosphatase → MKDNTTTPKAVTLETDCFEGIMLKINQLIPFSFWIKREGCLIFSSNGTENGYLEESLQCEDTTLTLGISPDVQKYSLGLKETFVQLLQLVLNNQSRVEAEMNSFSAELLNRYEELNLLYELSQSIGADFELDKIFDVLIEKIEIVLDVARISIMLFEEETEELIVVAAKGFDVKQLENHRISLKEGISGYVLRRGEPLLVQNGSKIPNDVKVHTRDYKTESFISVPLICTHVEGNEIPIGVINVTEKRNTKSLTSGDLKLLNSVASIAAIAIYNNRLIETAKESERMKKELEIAETIQLGLLPNHFPVLPDLEIFGRCWSATNIGGDYFDFYIENEDRVDLVIADVSGHNVSAALMMAVTRSVLKSLMQESIPVSEVLNRANRTLFEDLNRAGFFISIFLIRYNRKTKELTYANGGHHPVMWYRGKTREINQLDAEGLLLGVLPEVQFQEKSVTVKSKDILVMYTDGLVEIDSPEGVILGYDKLKSDIAHSAGESAKELVKLIFEGVQDFNHNTIQKDDLTLLVLKIK, encoded by the coding sequence ATGAAGGATAATACTACAACACCGAAAGCGGTAACACTGGAAACTGATTGCTTTGAAGGCATTATGCTAAAAATCAATCAATTGATACCGTTCTCATTCTGGATTAAAAGAGAGGGTTGTTTAATTTTTTCTTCAAATGGAACTGAGAATGGATATCTGGAGGAAAGCCTGCAATGTGAAGATACAACGTTGACCCTAGGAATCTCACCAGATGTTCAAAAGTATTCTTTAGGGCTTAAAGAAACCTTTGTTCAATTATTACAGCTTGTGCTTAATAATCAATCTCGGGTTGAAGCCGAGATGAACTCCTTTTCCGCCGAATTATTGAATCGCTATGAGGAATTAAATCTTCTTTATGAATTAAGTCAGTCTATCGGAGCTGATTTTGAGCTGGATAAGATATTCGATGTGTTAATAGAAAAAATAGAAATTGTTCTCGATGTAGCAAGAATATCCATTATGCTCTTCGAGGAAGAGACGGAAGAACTGATCGTTGTTGCTGCGAAAGGTTTTGATGTAAAGCAATTGGAGAATCACAGGATTTCATTAAAAGAGGGTATCAGTGGTTACGTACTACGCCGTGGTGAGCCTCTTTTGGTTCAAAATGGTAGTAAAATTCCAAATGACGTCAAAGTTCACACCAGAGATTATAAAACAGAGTCTTTCATCTCCGTGCCGCTGATTTGCACACATGTCGAGGGTAATGAAATACCAATCGGTGTGATTAATGTGACTGAAAAAAGAAATACCAAAAGCTTAACTTCTGGCGATTTGAAGCTCTTAAATTCCGTGGCTTCTATTGCAGCAATTGCAATTTATAATAACCGCCTCATTGAAACAGCTAAAGAATCGGAGAGAATGAAAAAGGAACTGGAAATTGCAGAAACGATTCAACTCGGGTTATTGCCGAATCACTTTCCTGTTCTCCCTGATTTAGAAATTTTTGGAAGATGCTGGTCGGCAACCAATATTGGGGGTGACTATTTTGATTTTTATATAGAGAATGAAGACCGTGTGGATTTGGTTATTGCAGATGTATCGGGCCATAATGTGAGTGCTGCACTAATGATGGCAGTTACAAGAAGTGTTCTTAAATCATTAATGCAGGAATCAATACCGGTATCAGAGGTGTTAAATCGAGCCAATAGGACTCTCTTTGAAGATCTGAATCGAGCTGGATTTTTCATTTCGATTTTTCTAATTCGCTACAATCGAAAAACAAAAGAATTAACCTACGCGAATGGTGGACATCACCCCGTGATGTGGTATAGAGGTAAAACAAGAGAAATCAACCAACTGGATGCCGAAGGCCTTTTGTTAGGTGTATTACCTGAGGTGCAATTCCAAGAAAAATCAGTTACTGTTAAATCGAAAGATATTCTTGTGATGTATACCGATGGCTTAGTTGAGATCGACAGTCCTGAAGGAGTAATTTTGGGATACGATAAATTGAAGAGTGACATCGCTCATTCAGCAGGAGAATCTGCCAAAGAATTAGTAAAATTAATTTTTGAAGGGGTGCAAGATTTCAATCATAATACCATACAAAAAGATGATCTAACCTTGCTGGTTTTGAAGATAAAATAG
- a CDS encoding ATP-binding protein, with translation MSKTLTDSFRVEFSFLGTVENIRRFSVVGKNIVQSIWPDNPNLAFEVELCLTEALTNVHLHVNHKNCQEKLTYKIEGKGNKICIRVFDSGDGFSLEQVIQRNDHDLLLDHGRGLRIIHNLVDRLDYSKGKQRNQLIIEKIVNE, from the coding sequence ATGAGTAAAACACTAACTGATAGTTTTCGGGTAGAGTTTTCGTTTTTAGGAACTGTTGAAAATATTCGCAGGTTCTCTGTGGTGGGGAAAAATATTGTTCAATCCATTTGGCCTGATAATCCGAATCTAGCCTTTGAGGTTGAACTTTGTCTTACAGAAGCTCTGACCAATGTTCATCTTCATGTAAATCATAAAAATTGCCAAGAGAAATTGACTTATAAAATTGAAGGAAAGGGAAATAAAATTTGTATTCGTGTATTTGATTCCGGAGACGGATTTTCTCTTGAGCAAGTCATTCAACGAAATGATCATGATTTATTATTGGACCATGGAAGAGGACTTAGGATCATTCACAACCTGGTTGATCGCTTAGATTACAGCAAGGGTAAACAAAGAAATCAATTGATTATTGAAAAGATAGTAAACGAGTAA
- a CDS encoding STAS domain-containing protein — translation MKVNYFNQDNTIRILVDEETIDIENADQLREILIDQVYTGNTDLLLDLQKVTFIDSSGLGALVYGLREARRYKGSIRVSGLTEHVSSMFSITRLNKIFEVI, via the coding sequence TTGAAAGTAAATTACTTTAATCAGGATAATACAATTAGGATTTTGGTTGATGAGGAAACCATTGATATTGAAAATGCAGATCAGCTCCGTGAGATTCTTATTGATCAAGTTTACACCGGTAATACCGATTTACTTTTAGATTTACAGAAAGTCACCTTTATAGACAGTTCCGGTTTAGGAGCACTTGTCTATGGACTAAGAGAGGCAAGGCGTTACAAAGGTTCGATTCGAGTTTCCGGGCTCACAGAACATGTCTCTTCTATGTTTTCAATAACCCGCTTAAACAAAATTTTTGAAGTAATTTAA